The nucleotide sequence aaaataactttatttatttagtgcttcCCAAATCAAAACATTGGACAAAAAAGGTTCAGCATTTCAACAGCAGAGAATGATCAAGATGTACATTAATAATTAACAGGTTTTTCACCATACTAGAAACTATTAAATGAAGAAGAAATGTTAAGAAATTAAAAGGCACATGGAAAGTAATTTTAATAATCTATTTAATGCATTTAATATGGAGGAGCTCCTGCTCCTTCATCTCCTTGAGGTGAAGCTTGTTGCCTTAGCACAATGTGTTAATTTAATTTACTGCAGTATTCTATAAGTTCTACGACAAAAAGAGGTGTATAATTTTAAggcttacaaacgtttttgaatgTTGAACTTAAAAAAAGTTTGCTGACAAAGTTAATGaatctaaatttagtggaagctaatccgTCCATTCTTTTCAAAGGTAATTGAAACATTAACTTAGGAATGAAGTAGTTTTGCTATTCAGCTGTTAACAAATTTGCTGAACTGTGTCCACCTCTGCAAACAACCCACAGTATCTCTCATCTCCAGCAGCAAATTCTTAGGCCTAGAGAATTAATCAATGCAGTGCCAGGTGTCATAAATCACTCCTTTATAAAATCTACATCTCTGGTTATGTCTTGCAATACAATGGCAGAATTTGGGATAGGCAGAAATTCAAAAATGCAACCATGCTTTCAGAGAGCAGACCCGCTGCCCTCTGAGGTCTGAGATGTAGACCTGCTGAACTTTGACCCTGACATCCTTTCCTTTCTGAGTTTCTTCTGAAGAAGTAGCTTTAGGTTGTTTCTGAACTTCTCCCCCACAAAGGCATACAGGATGGGGTTGATGCAGCTGTGGAACAGGGCCAGGCCGTGGGTGACAATCAAAGCTACGTCCACTGAAATCCTCATTGCACAGGAGAATGGCACCAGATCAGCCCTCAGGATGCTGTCCACTATCATTGTAAAATGGTATGGCGCCCAGCACAGCAGAAAAGCTGCCACCACCACCAAGATCACCTTCATGGCCCGGTGCTTCTGGAAGCCTCGAGTGCGCAGCAGCCTAGCAATAGTGATGCTGTAGcatgttaccatgacaatcagtggGAGAAAGAAGCCAAATATATGGCGGATCCCTCGCGTGGTAATCCTCCATGAGGTGGCGCTGCCGATGTCATAACGCTCAGAGCAAATGATCTTGTTCGAGTCTGGGTGGGGTTGGAAGGCATCATTAAAAAGAGCAGGCAAAGCCAGGGCCCAACCAAGGACCCACACCGCCCCACAGAGAAGCCGGCTACACATCTGTTGGCGACTCTTTCGAGTCTCAGTGGTGTGCACAATCGCAAGATAACGATCAATGCTGATACAAGCCAGAAAGAGAATGCTGGTATAGAAGTTTGCTTCGAGGATGAGGCTGAGGAATTTGCACATGAAGTCTCCAAAGAGCCATCTTTGCGTCATTGCTTGAATTGCCCAGAATGGGAGGGTCAGAGCCAGAAGACCATCAGCTACTGTTAGGTGGAACAAATAAACATCTGATGGAGCCAGGTTCTGCCTTCGACTGCAGATCACACATCCCACTAGAAGGTTCCCTGGTATTGCTAGTAAAAAAATGCTAAAGTGGACGATGCACATGGTCACAGCTGCAGAAAAACCCAGCGGTTGCGCCTCACATGATAGTGTCTTGGGATCCACAATGTAGGGTGTATGATTGGTCTCGATGGTGTCATTGATGATGTCCAAGAAATCTTCCAAGTCAATAATGAAGGACATGACTGTGGGAGACAATAAGACAATTCtatcagaacaaagacaacagGTTCTATCATGTTTGATAAACTTCCAAACTCCATCTTCATTTCAGATGTGattcacttttttgtttgtttgtttgtttgtcttttttttttttttttggtcaactgTAAATGTATTTCATTACTTTGTAAATTTGAGGAACTGTACAGACACAgccccacaaaacacaaaagatgAGGGGCGGTGAGTGCTGCACCCACACCTTACACTTTTGACACCGGTTCTTGGAAATAAATTCTTTGTAACTCAGGGAAAACTGGTTGTTTTGCCTTGAGATTTAGTCAATTCCATTAAAAACCATTCCATTAAAAGAAGAACGAATTGCAAAACCCCAGTTTCTCCCATGTGTTCATTTAATATTTAATGATTTAGCTGTTCTTTTAATCTTTAATGTAAACACTGGACCAGGGTGGTGAAGCGTTTGGAAAATgcacaatccatccatccatccatcttctacagctttgtccaattaagggtcacagggggctggagcctatcccagcaatcaccagcggggtacacccaggacaggacgccactctgttgcagggccacaaacagacaaacaaacacagacacacccacatgcacacctatggacaatttaaagattccaatccacccaacccgcatgtctttggatgtgggaggaaaccggagcacccggaggaaacccacgcaaacagggggagaacatgcaaacttcacacagaaaggccacgggaattgaacccacgaccttcttgctgtgaggcaacagtgctaaccactaatccactgtgctgcccaaaatgCACAATCTTTGTCAGATAATGAATTCACCAAACACATGATCGACCCTGTTGCAAGTCATTGGGCAACCAGGTTGTGTGGTAAGGTAATTTACAAATTTCACTTCAGGATGTCAACTGTCATACCTTCTGGAACAAGAAGTACTTTCTTCCTGGTCTTGTTTTTTTCAGCAGTTTAGCAACATTCCACCTTATTATTTTCTAATTTCAGATCCTCATCTCTCTGCCAAAAGAGCTCCATATAGCCTGCTTACATTCAGAAACAATGGACTCTTTAGTGCAACTTGTCTCCATAAATCACATCATAAGCTTTTTGCTGGTAGGATAAACAGTAATCAACATAGCAGTATGTTTCATCACTGCCGCTGCCTCTTGGCTGACACATACAGTGGAAGTGAACAGAGACATCAAGGCTACAGAATCTTAACTTGAATGGCCTGTTTTTAGTTTCTGGTTTAACACAGGGTCAACACTGTGAGCGTGCATGTCCACGGGTGTCTACAAATGTCACCATAATGAATAACAAATGCATATAAAATAAGTGAAAAAAACCCCAATTGTAGATaacttattaaaaaaatgatgaaCAAATGAAGATTAGAGCAGCACTAATGTGAGAACATGCTGTATTCTTACCACGGGCAATGATACTGTTGGAATAAGATCCCAATAGGGATATGGACCAAAATGCATTTGCTTGCCTGGCAGTTTAAAGTATACATCCTGCTGGATCCACATCCAGACTGATACATAACGCCAAGGCTGCTGGACCCCACCCCTCATCAGCCTCCAACCAGGGATGCTTTGTAGTTTTGTTGACTACTGGTGGATCCTCCGTCCTTGGTGCCACCAAGCAGTTTAATTCCACTGGCGGGTGTTTTCTAATACAGGCTACATCACTACAACATCAGGTCAAAGGCTTCTGAGTCTGTGATCAAATCCAGCTTAGTATCATACTGTAGGCATTTTGAAGCAGCTCTCAAGGACCACCCAATGAGACCCAGATGTGAAAAGAAGGCAGTTGTGGAAGAGCCAACCTTCACTGGCAACACAACACAAGACCATACacctaccgcgtgctgggtaatcgggagagtcaggagttttcccggtgggctggtccaacctggggccgttgtgagggggtgttaatatatatgcatacatatatgaccaccattaactgttaggctacatagcaagacacttgggcagctgtatcttaaagagaagacattaaatgttgtaaatgttttacaatcatgaaaattcacaagaaaataacttaagactgcttcttttgcaacgctgttatcttttccaaagcctaaggcagggacataccattacacgtttaacacccctatgcattcattacagttagttcagtccaatcaagccctgtgcgcCCAGATGGGACTTGTGCTACctgtgagtgaaaagatggacagaaaaaagccaggtggagctgaaaaagctagattaagaaaaagaaaagctttggaggaagatgctgccaagtgtgcaaagctcacagatattttttcaagaagacaccTCTTcaagctacttacagacttcactgacttaagctgggcatacactgtacgatattttcagtcgtacttggctccagctcaaactgtgcaatAAAACCGCAGGGATTAAAAGTTAAGAGCGCACGgttcatggtctcacactgtacggcccgatgctctgatgcgatctgactactaacattgggcctcatgtatcaacgttgcgtacagcgatatttgagcgtatatggggtgtacgccaaaacggctgtgctacttggcatgtatcaatgtggtcgttgccgtacgctgcgctgaaaatatacaccaggtcgagaggtggcgtaaattatacaccaaaatgaaccagcgctggaatccacataaaaattaaaatgatcaacatgataaacagtgccattatacaaatcaatgcatatgttacataaataacactttcctgattatactacataataattaatacaaatcccgcttttgtgggattgttggtctcgagcacgatccgtggccacagcgctgactgcaaagacagtgcTGCGCGTCTTTTTCCAGActacgagcctggagccagagcagcgctgagcttaactttatgtggtgtgaccaTTTTAGACAattaaattgataattacaactgtagtgttgtcattcccttcgcccgtgctgcaatcaggttttgtcttctccatttgtttgttacaataaaataaataaagaaatacattttaaaaataaagaaatctgacagattaggcgtgtcttattaattgagcgagaaaatatccacgtcaagaattattgacatgaaaagagaatacagtggtccctcgctataacgcggttcacctttcgcggcctcgccgtttcgtggattttttttgtccaattttgcatgctttttttacagtgcattgtggtctgcgtgtctgtttataagaatcttctcacccagaagaaaaaagagcgccaacaactactcttaactgtgtttgtcactcggaaacagacacctgcagcgaggtgtaactcagtggaaaaaggcgcgacagtggcgcagcgccaggacgaagaggcgcggtcagaggaactgtgaaatactggtcagtcactattaataatttcttatgtgtccaacctcgtatgttgatcgttaaaattaaatttgttagttctaaaagccatcataattatttataggaaaatgttctaccctgtcctgaaacagtttggtattattttcctactatggtttgaactttgagagtgtttacacacgagagaaaagtgagaaaatgttcatgcctgattgagaaagtgtataaactgtgtagtgaggggttttacagctttgaaacatctataataattgtaaaaaataacgctgactacgtcgcggttttgcgtattatgggctattttttagaacgtaactccagcgattaatgagggaccactgtaacactttattgattatatactacaaaacaattgatatgacagccgcttttgacactctattggcacgcgtcgtgattggtggagttctttttcattgccgtcttcccggcttccatgtcttaaatgagggtgtgtctgaagcagagtctgaatatttatgggcgtttattataattacgattgttttcacccgctgcatttatcaagatcacgccAGGCGtatgccggaaatgggcaggtgctcactgcttgatacatgtcacggcaactttggtgtacttcaaatttacaccgtaaatttactccacaagtgcgcaactttgacacatgaggcccattgtacgttcaaaaaccacacatctgggtcacgtttctttttttttttttaaatgtatttcatgcctatcagtgcgcacagtgggcttcatgtatcaatgttgcgcacttgtggcgtaaatttacggcataAACTTGaaacacc is from Thalassophryne amazonica chromosome 1, fThaAma1.1, whole genome shotgun sequence and encodes:
- the LOC117520373 gene encoding C-X-C chemokine receptor type 1, which produces MSFIIDLEDFLDIINDTIETNHTPYIVDPKTLSCEAQPLGFSAAVTMCIVHFSIFLLAIPGNLLVGCVICSRRQNLAPSDVYLFHLTVADGLLALTLPFWAIQAMTQRWLFGDFMCKFLSLILEANFYTSILFLACISIDRYLAIVHTTETRKSRQQMCSRLLCGAVWVLGWALALPALFNDAFQPHPDSNKIICSERYDIGSATSWRITTRGIRHIFGFFLPLIVMVTCYSITIARLLRTRGFQKHRAMKVILVVVAAFLLCWAPYHFTMIVDSILRADLVPFSCAMRISVDVALIVTHGLALFHSCINPILYAFVGEKFRNNLKLLLQKKLRKERMSGSKFSRSTSQTSEGSGSAL